The genomic region aaattttagAACTTCTTTGAGTGGAGTTTGTGATGTGCTTTTGTGTTAgaacatttttctctctttatatatgtgtgtttgtttcttaaaaaaaacaaaaaaaaaaaaacaaaattttagaaaaataaaaaaagatatagggtgtcttttttgtttttggtgctaGATAAATCCAcgcaaaataatcaaaatacagAAGAATCTTCCAAACTTGGGAACATAGCTTATTCAATTATTCTCCAAGTTGCATCGCCAACTAGCCGGATTTGATCCAAGCCAATGTGCCCACGAGGATCTCATCAATCATTTTATTCCCTAAACTCTAAAGAAACCACAATCTCCATCTATATAAACCCTAACCCATTTCACCACCTCCACCACTCCAAACCCATCCTTAATTGCAAACATATAGCCTTAGTAAGTGTGTCTAAAAATGGCTTCCAAGGCTATTGCAACCATGGCTTTTCTACTCTCTCTCAACCTTCTCTTTTTCACAATGGTCACTTCAGCTAATGTCGCTTGCCCACCACCATCAAAGACTCCAAAACACACTCCACAACACTCACAACCCAACCTTCCTACTAATAAGCCAGCCACTTGCCCCAAGGACACCCTTAAGCTAGGGGTGTGTGCTAACTTGTTGAATGACTTGGTGCACATTGTTGTGGGAACCCCACCAAAGACCCCTTGCTGCAGCCTCATCCAAGGTCTTGTAGATCTTGAGGCTGCTGTTTGTCTCTGCACTGCTATCAAGGCCAATGTTCTAGGCATCAATCTTAATGTCCCCCTCTCTTTGAGCTTGCTATTGAATTATTGTGGAAAGAATGTACCAAAAGGCTTCCAATGTGCTTAATGATGCTAAGCTAAATCTCTCATTTTTCCACCAAGTTTCATGTTATCTAATTATTTTCACTGATGGGGTCTAGTTTGAGGCTTTGAGCTGATATCAATCCCATTTTGGTTGTCAATTGGTTTGTTGGAAGGTCTTCTCAACCGGCTATTCTTTGGGAAATAataaaatgtgtatttttttctctagcaaaaaataaaatgtgtatttttttttcctggatgATGTAAAATACCTTCTCTTGATGAATATGGAGCTTTGATGTGA from Castanea sativa cultivar Marrone di Chiusa Pesio chromosome 11, ASM4071231v1 harbors:
- the LOC142617824 gene encoding 14 kDa proline-rich protein DC2.15-like, yielding MASKAIATMAFLLSLNLLFFTMVTSANVACPPPSKTPKHTPQHSQPNLPTNKPATCPKDTLKLGVCANLLNDLVHIVVGTPPKTPCCSLIQGLVDLEAAVCLCTAIKANVLGINLNVPLSLSLLLNYCGKNVPKGFQCA